The window TGGTCCAAACACATAAAGAAGGTCTTGTATAGATTATAGATTATAGATTATATGATATCCATCTTGGATCTGTTTCTGCCCAAGGTGGGACTTCCTGGGTGGTATCCCCATTCAAGCTCAGGTCAAGCGAGGCCTGGGAGCTttagggttctgcaggatctttgctgttccaaacacacacacacacacacacacacacacacacacacacacacacacacacacacacacacacacacacacagtcttgtatttctatccttgtggggaccgtccattgactcccattcatgtctagcccctaaccctgacccttaccctaaccctaacccacaccacaacaaagcctaaccctaaagaaatgtttttgcacttttacttttttcagtaacaacaacatggtcaagaaaacactgtttctcctacttaggaccggaaaaaggtccccacaaggcacgtcgttccacgttttgctatccttgtggggacatttggccccgacaaggatagaaatacaagaacgcccacacacacacacacacacacacacacacgcacacgcgcgcgcgcacgcacgcacgcacgcacgcacgcacgcacgcacgcacgcacgcacacacacacacacacacacacacacacacacacacacactttctactGGCCTTCTCAACACTCATCTTCTATAGCTGCTCTTTcagcccttggtatttctccagatTTTCCCgttccttctttctgatgttgctgttACTGCGGATTGCTGCACTGATCTGTACTGCTCTCTCCtcatgtttatccaccaccactatgtcggctgattggccatcaccAGTTTGTCATTCTGAGTCTTGAAGTCCCTCAGGATCTTTGCTTGGTTACCACTGTCGGGGGTGTGCTCCATCTAGACTCTGGGGTCTCTAGTCTGTACTCggcacagatgtttctgtacaCTATGCCTGCAACCTAGTTAAGgcgttccatgtctgcctttccTGCTAGCATCTTTCGCCCTGCTGTGATGTTCTCTACTGTTTCAGGGACTTccttgcacagtctgcacctgagGTCTTGTCTAGTGTGATCCTCCccgcctctattgatcttgtgtttagggcctgttcttgtgcagccatgatcagTGCCATTGTGCTGTCTTCCAGttgggtatctgattactggtagggcacATATGTTAATGGCTTAGATTTGATTCTTACCATTCAGctgactgttcaggacctgtctcACCCTCTGGAGGTATTTGGCTCTGGCTGACCTCTGGGCTGCTTCATCATGGTTGCCATTTGCTTGTGGTATCCCCGGGTATTTGTAGCTGTCTTCCACATCTCTTATATTACTTTCAGGTAGTTCAACCCCTTCATTCGTGatcctcttccctctccttgATACCATCCGCCCACACTTGTCTAGTCTGAATGACATCCAGATGTCATTGCtctatatcctggtgaggtgaatcaggaaGTCGATGTCCTGCTCACTCTTAGCATACAGCTTGATATCATCCAAATAGGGCAGGTGACTGATGATTGTTCCATTGCGGAATCAGTACCActcttggtgatgatctggctgagggatTTCAGGCCTATATagaacagcagggggggcaGAGTGTCTCCTTGGTAAATGCTACATTTGATACTCACCTCTGCCGCTGGCTGCCAGTTAACTTCCAGAGTTGTCTTCCATATCCTCATTGAGTTTCCCAGGAAGGTTCTCAGttccctgttgatgttgtacaatTTCAGGCATTCCAGTTTCCATGTGTGCGGCATTGATTCATAGACTTTCTTGTAATCAacccaggcagtgcacaggttggtgttTCTGGTCCTACAGTTTTGTGCAATcgccctgtcaaccagtaacTGATGCTTGGCTCCTCTGCTGTGGTTGCCAGTTCCTTCCTGGGCTCTGCTCATGTATTGTTCCATGTGGCTGTTCGTCTTAGCCGCTACGATGCCAGACAGGAgcttccatgtggtgctgaggcaggttataggccgGTAGCTGGATGGCATTGTTCTCTCCTGGGgttccttcatgatgaggaccgTTTGATCTTGGGTCAACCACTGTGGGTGGTTCCCTTCTCTTGGCAGCTGGGTCATTCCTGCTGCCAGAcattcatggagtgcagttagccTCTTCAGCCAGTAGGTGTGGAAACTGTCAGGACCTGGAGCAGTCCAGGTCTTCattttttccaccttttcaGGATGTCTGCTGTTATGAGTACTGGTTTTTGTTCTGTGAGGTTGCAGTGTTCTACTTGCAGATCTGCTAGCCACTGTACGTTAGTGTTGTGTGGCAcctctttctcccagatactcttccagcATTGCTCAGTCTCTGCCCTGGGTGGATTTGCTGTGGTCTTACTGCCTTGTCACTAAGAGTATAACTTTGCTGGGTTCTTGGAGAATGTTGTATTTATTCTGCTGGCTTCCACTTCTCTTGTGTATCTCTTTAGGCAGGTAGCTAGGGGTGTGAGTCTTTGCTTAACAGTCTCCAGTATCGCAGATGTGGACAGTTTGCcgtatttcttgggcagttCCTTCTTAAGCTTCACACCTCTGTTCACTTCTGTCACGAGGCTAACTTCTTTCCGTGTTTCCTTGATTTTTGCCtctagccttcttttccatggaggctctgactgCCGGCTACTCATactgttcatcttgtagccaagcatctctaAGGTGACTGATGCCATAGTGTAGATCATCCGGTTGGTCTTGGTGATGTTCTGGTAGGGATACTTAGCAGTGCTTTGTTTACATTGCCATTGTAATTAAACTTGTAATAATTCTGTGTGtataattgtatttttattttattaaagtctgcatgaaaaaaattggttgaaaaaacattatttttacttttatatctttattttttcaggATGCAAATACGCAATGAATTGACATGTTAAGTGCAGTGAGTTTGTGTTGCAGTGAGTTTCCCTTTTACCCAGTtatgtcctgtgtgtgtgttgtgtgactGCGTTTGTCCTCTGATGAACTGCTCACCTGTGCAGGAGAACCTTCCTTCACACAGCTACAGCTGATCAGCACCGTATGAATAAAGAGGTGTAGAACATCCTGGAAAGTCTGCTGGCTCCCTCTGGCTGATTGGCAGGCAGGGTAAAACCTCTCAGCAGTCCACCAGTTCCGTACAACACATCAATGTagaaccaacacacacactcacacttcagATGATTTAAAGTGACCGGTTAATCAAGTGTAGCATATCACGGTTTCTGGATGAAACCCTCTGAAATGCAGGAAGAACAGGTTCACACACAGGTTTACCAACACAACACTGtcttaaacacttttttttttttcactttttcttcttgtagATCCGAGACGGCAGCAAGTGAAGTTGTGGTCAACACCATCACCATGTCAGACAGCCTGTCCATTAATAATTCCACTCCCAATTACTCCTACGAATATGATGAATATTATGACGACGAAGTCTGCAACAAAACCAGCGTGAAAGACTTTGGTGCCACCTTCACCCCggtgtttttttccatcatcgTGGTCCTCAGCCTGGTCGGTAACATCCTGATCCTGGTGATTCTGGTCAAGTACGAGAACCTCAAGTCTCTCAACAACACCTTGATCCTGAACCTGGCTATGTCGGACCTCCTCTTCACCACCGGTCTGCCTTTCTGGGCCTACAATCACATGCAAGCATGGACCTTAGGAGAACTTGCTTGCAAAGTAGTGAGCTTCACCTTCTACCTTGGCTTCTACAGCAGCAGTATCCTCCTCATCCTGATGACAATTCACCGTTATGTAGCAGTGATCTGTCCCCTGTTGCACAACGCATCCACCACAGGTATTTACAGCGTTATAGCGTCCCTTCTCATTTGGGGGCTAAGTGTTCTGTCTTCCATCCCAGCTGTCATGTTCGTCACAGTGGATTCAGAAATCTGTGGCTCCATAACCCCTGAGTGGAGCTTGTGGGGACTCTACCAGCAGAATGCATTCTTCCTCTTGACTGCACTGGTCTTCATTTTCTGCTATTCCCAAATCATGTACAGGCTGTTGCATCCCactgttcagaggaggagaaccagatcTGTCAAACTGATCTTCATGCTGATGGTGGTTTTCTTTGTGGGCTGGTTACCCTACAACACTGTCATCGCTGTGCAGTCACTAGGGTACCAGCCCTCAGTAGTTGTTCCAGGAATTCTGAAAGCGGAGTGTGAAAAGAGCAAGATGCTGGACTACATCTTCTTTGTGACTAGACTTCTTGCCTACTCGCACTGTTACCTCAACCCCATCTTTTACGTGTTTGTGGGGATCAATTTCAAAAATCATCTGAAGAAACTTCTGAAGACCTGGGGtgacaacagcaacagcagcatccGCAGCCGACGGAGTCGTCTCACCATCACTTCGATAACCAGCGGTGACGAGTTCTCCCTTGCAGCTGAGCGACAGAACATCTGAATTGTCTCTTTCAGTCTTTTGTATGTTTGAATGCTTCACTGTATTCATCTGCTGTATCTACTGTATTTAAATCAACTTTAACTTGTAATAGCCTCAGGGAGACCCAGTATGAAACTGTACACCGGCATCTGCGCTGAACTCCTTTTATACTGAATAAGATGGATCACCAAAATCTCCCCTAcataataaatgtaaaaaaaaaaaaaaaaaaggttggaaCCTCGAATCACGATTTCTGGCTGTGTAAACTGATCAAAAGCTTCTGGGCTGCAGTTTCTAAAGAGCTGAGTGGCATTTTCCGGGTCAGCGTTAGGAGGGACCCAGGCCCGTTCATTCTTGTCCTTCCATTGAAATCAGTTGCTCTGAGTcgacaacatttcaaactgtcGTCGCCAAGCCGTCGTCGGTGGCGAGAAAATGCATCTTGACAAACTGGATCAAGGACAAACCACCAGCGCATTAGTGCAGTTGTGAAGGGTAATGGGAGGTATTTTGCACATATCTGGTCTCCTCTGCTCAGTGAATTACCCAAAGAATTGAGTCAACTTGTGATGAGGGGACAGCATGATATAAAGTGTCCAGACTCGCTGGGATTTAACCAGTAAGCATCCTTCAACATTGCTGTACTCCTTATATCAACATGGCTCGGCTGTTTTTGTGTCTTCGGCTTTCAGGCATGAATTCTGACTGTAAATACTGCGTGAAGACTGATCACAATAATCTGTATGACACCAGGATGTGGGACTGGACGTGGGTTTGGCAGCTGGATTCAATCATTTTACCTTGTTTGAAACTTATGAAATGGCACAGTGACAGTggtttttcttgtttatttgtgatattattttttgttttttttcattcaaacctCAAATTTGATCAACCTCTCCTAATGTACTCTTggagtttttttgttattgtatgttttgttttaattttttgttctttttctgttaTGGGTGTTCATTGTGATGCAGTGATATGATGTGTAATCTTATGTTCTTTCAtttgtgtgaaaatgcaaaatcaaTTAAATTCTAAATTGAATCGTAATCATCCACAGGTGGTCTGCAGCCTGTGTCGAGCTTAATTTCCTTTGATTTCACTCTCACCTCTGACACTTCTGACATGCTGTCTTTCTTTGCCATTTgagattttgaaaataaataaactgatttttttgtttttaacttcaaCTAATCTGTGTGAACTCTATTTTCACCTCAAGCTGAAACCTCATGACAGCATGAAGGCATTTCTATTGGCACTTTCTTGGTGAGTAACACTTGGAAAGATTTGTAGCCATCTATTTATTGACATTTAGGCAGGTTTTAGACACTTAACGTGAGATGGTTCTCATATGTTCTGAGACCCGGGCGatcattattttaaaagaaaggaaagaaaagtgaatcaaaaaaaatctgcagaatCAAACTTACATTAAAATTATAATCATGACTGCCAAAGTAGAATTTTTAGAAGACATAATGACAAAGAGACAAGCAAAAATGAGAGTTTCTGAAAATGCAaccctgctcctggtcctggtcaaagtccagatcctcctggactttgTAGTTTATGAGGTGACAATCACCATAAAAATCCAAATTGGCggtctgtccgtgtgtgtgtgtgtgtgtattttgagtctattttctaaacttcagagttttatttccgacataaaatctgaattttccAGACAGTTTCTGTGAGTTTCTCCTCCATGTGACTGCACCGTTCCCGTTCCTCCTGATGGTGGCAGTGTTGTTTAACGGCAACATTCACACGAATCCTGACATGATCATAAAGAAGTGTGTTGCTTCAGGTCAGGTGTGTGTCCAACACGAGGCCTGCGGGCCACAGCGAGTCGCCCACACGCAGAGTGACGGCTGCTTCAAGGATCTCACAGGGCCGCTGAGAGAAGAGCTGCCAGAATGATCTCATCGCTAAATTGTTGCAAGttgttacttttgtttttccttcatacatctaacaaacacacacatgataTGAAACCCCCTACGGTCGTCCTACAATcaattcatgttttattcagaatgtgtaaaatgtttgaatattaaTTTCTTATCATGTGGACTTCAACATTGAATTTTCATTGGCCTGCAGAGCAAACATGAAAGATAAATGACAGCAATTCTGCAACAGACAAGCTGAAATAAAATTTCCTGTAACCAGTCTTCAGCTCGTCGTGTCTCATACTCAACATTTAGAtgaagtttttctctttctgtgctCTCTGAAGTGAATCTCCTTCATACAAACTATTGTTTCGGAGGAGCAATTAACTGTTAAATCAattaaatctgtatttttagCGTCTGTTAAGAGCAATCTGaagctcattttctgtttcatgAGTGTGACATCAGAGCGGACTTATAGtaccacaaaacaaacacaaaaaacctggttcagacacacgcacacacacaaacacacactcgatGAGCAGCCTGGTTTGTCAGCAGTTATCAGCTCTGTGCTGCAGaaactcaatcaatcaatcaatcaaattttatttctaaagcgccttccaactgccaaacggagcacaaggcgcttaacagagtaaaaacaaaataaataagtaaaaacactttaagacacaaagtactaaaaggggctaaacatcaaacgctaaatgaaaaaggtgcgttttcagatgacatttaaaaacattaagtgcagtgatagactttaaacccagaggaagagagttccagagcttcgggccaagaacagcaaaagagcggtcaccaaactttctatatctcgccctggggacaaccaaggaggtgtggcttgacgagcgtagagtcctggcaggttgataaatttgcaacagctctgagatgtaagggggggcatacccattagtagccataaacacaaacaccagaatcttgtactggactcggaaccgcaccggaagccagtggagagcttgaaggaccggagtaatgtgtgagtattttgaggagttggagatgagacgagctgctgcgttctgaaccaactgaagtttatggaggagtgagagattcagtccagcgtaaagggcgttacaatagtcaagtcttgagctgatgagagcatgagcggccttctctaaatctgcccgagacaagaatggcttaactctgctcagaagccttagttggaaaaagcccgccctcacaacagaactgatttgcttttcaaagttaagttcattgtcaaaaatcacacccagattcctcacagcagaagcaaattgtggggtggatgaaccaaaatctggggaactgtgggttgggtcagaactgaagtggatatattcagtcttttccccattcaaatgaaggaaattctgtgACAACCACTGTTTGATGGTGTGGAGACAGTTATTGAGGGGATCTAACGCAGAGCGATCACACTGACTCTTCACAGCAACGTTTGTAATTTTGTTATGAAAAACCTAACATTAGAATATACTGGAATTCCTTTTTTCCAAAGGGCCTCACAAATTAAGGTATGAAAATAGTTGTAGAGCAAATTTCTGTTgtacacacgcatgcacacacacacacacacacgcacaagctcacacacacatacgcatgcTGTTTTTGAATACTTCAGTATGACTTGACTGACAGTGTCATTTGTAGCATTTTCAAAGCgtggtgtgtcagtgtgagtgccTCAGAGGGGCCGAGGACCGCTGGTCTCTAACATGCCCCCTCATTGGTGACATGCCGCTCAGGCTGGAGCTGAGAGCTGATCTGCTGAAAGTGCCAGCAGCCTGGTGCCTGCTCTGCCCTCCATGTGCTTCATTCATGGGAGCGAGCTGGATGCTGCAGTTAATTAAGATTCATCTGAACCGCAGAGACATGAATGCTGTTACTGAGGCCCACGCCACTCTTCCCCTAAGACCCCCGCCAAGCCATGGAGGCCTCTCACCACCAGGACTCCAGAGAGCTCACATTATTctgaacaaattaaaaaaaaaaaaaaaaaaaaaaaaccagggaAAATCTGGGTCGACCGTAAACTCTGGGATTTTAGGCCTAAATCAGGAATACACAGTAACTTCACATAGATTTTCCTTTCATTCCTGctacaaagattttttttgtcatttttgcttttaattcACTAACTATGCATTTAAGTTAatatgggaaaaaaagcaaatgtagCTTTATTTGCAGTTACagctgcagaaataaaaaatggacaaaacaaATAATGGACATTCAACATCTGAGTGATGGACATTCAacatctgcgtgtgtgtgtgtgtgtgtgtgtgtgtgtgtgtgtgtgtgtgtgcattgccCACACTCGGTGATGGGGTTGTGCCATCACAGTCCATTTGAGGCATGAAGCCAAATCAAGGAGCTGCGGTTTACTGGAGAGACGTACAGTAAACTGTATGTGGTTTCAAAAAACTCCCATCTGACTCCAGAGTGTCAAACCGACTAAAAGCTTCCACTGCGATCAGGTTGAAATTTGAtactttcagctgttttaatcATTATTGGTAATTAAAGAGTATTTTTAGTTCATATCAAGGTAAAAAGTGGCTGAAATAGTCCTCTTCCTCTTGTCGCCTGTGAATTTAATaatgtattcattttaaaatatgctGTGCTGTCATATTAATGTCCTTCCAGGTCTGTTTCTTCCTCCTTACAACACTAGTCAAAGAAAGAACAGGGTCAATTTGGAACCACAACTGACCGGGCCCTTTAAAATCAATCAAGCTTATGGTTTAAATAAGAAATTAAACAATAAGAAATTGCATGAGATGTGTGAAAGGAAAAATTAATTGTTACAGGTTTTTTCATGACACAAGTATTACCAGCATGCCACTTTTCCCCTCCGGGGCTCAAACCACGTAGCAGAagagttcagcaccacggacagtgGCTATGTCTGACATCCCAACacagttcagcaccacggacagcgaaaACATAATTCAACTGAGAAGACAGGGCGCTAATAGATCAACGTTTAATGGGGGCCCCACAAGTTAATGCACCACAAatctttcactgaaaataaacagcaaaacaatgaaatgcaaACTCTGAGAAGCTCAATTACAACCACTGACACCCGGAGCCACTGGGTCATCACgtgttaaaaaataaagaagataaTCCTGACTAATCAGCAACTGCTGAAATTCTCTCTTGCAGGTAGTTGCAGAAAGTGACGTGATGGAGTGAAAGTTTGTTTGTGTGATCTTTTGTGCAGGTTTCCACAGTTTAGGAAATGGTGACAATGAACCCACATCGGATCCAAGGCGGTGAAGTGCCTCCACGACATCAGAGCACACAAATGTTAATATGACAAAGACAAATCATGAATCTGTCGTGTGCCTCATGGTTTACCACCATCACAAATGACCCACTGAGCAATCAACATCCATAGACATCCAAGACAAGTTAATATTCGGTCCATCCAGGTCATAATCTGGGCGTCCATGTGACAGCCAGAACTGGATTAGAAACGGCGTTAAGAAAAGacgttcatttttttttttttactatataaaaccaatgcgtTATTATTAGTACAAGATGCAGTTGATGAGGACGTCAACGTTTCATAGGCCTCACAGAAAAAGGACCCGTAAGGCATATACAGGAAAATTAAACCAGCAGTTTTGGATTTCAGTTCTTCTTCCTGCTAGCCTATGAAGGGACGGAGCATATTGTCTTTGTTCTGTACGGAGAAGAACCACACATCTGCAGGTGTGTTGACAATAAATCAGATCTAGTCTCTGTGCTCATGATTGtgtccattttatttttatgattgtttGAGTTCATGTGTTCAGCTTACAGTTGAAATTTTTTAAGGCTgtacaaacattttcatttcatctctgTGCACACATATCGACAGCCGCAACAGGTTCTGAGAATTACGGCTGCAGACCAAAACAAGACACAGCTGTCTTAAAACAATGTGTGCATACGCACCGACAGTTGACCAGAAGCATCTGTTCGTGTTTTGTCGGTGAAATGTCTCCCACCTTTGCTCTTAAATATCCTGCGCATGTGTGATGTCAGTTGgtgaaaaatgaagcaaactCGGAAGTGCAGAAAAGTTTGACTCCttagaaattccagcagggggcgatgctgttggtttcaaaaagaaccCAAGTCCTATTGGAACTCATTCgaaaatgctgaatttcagAGTGATATAAACATTAAgtccggtttcagaacatgttttggtctctaccTCTGGTTTCTACAACTGTGTCTtcttgaccagactctgattttcatataaatcatcTGGTGCCCTCCCGGCCACGAGTGCTGGAGTGCAAGTGCTGTGGCCCTGCGTCCCATACAACCAGGTGTGCAGCCGTCGAATGCACTTCTCTTCCACCGATAGGTCTAAACAGCTGTAGTTGGTGGAGAGATGTCCCCGCATGCCAGCTGCAGGGCCCGGCTGGCCCCACTGGTGGTCGCTGGCCCGCTGCGCTCCCCGGTggtgagactggaggacagactgtgaTCGTAGCAACGGAcagtgtgattatggtgaccgAGAGGCTCGAGTTGGAGACTCTGCCTGGAGCTTTATGTTTGCCTCTCTGTTTGAAAtagctagcttagctacaagcaagcagaggtataaaaaacttaaaaaaaaaaaaaaactgttctcgcccttcctgggcggtatctccttcaagctcgggtcctctaccagaggccgggagcttgagggttctgtgCAGGGActtagctgttcctagcactgcgctcttctggacagagaacCCAGATGTTGCTCCtggtatttcctggagccatgcataCTGGCACCACTGTTACCTTGACCGATCTGTTCTTTCAgtccttggtatttctccagctttagtgttcctttttcctgatgttgccgtCACCAGGGATAGCTACATTGAGTACTCCTGCTCTCTTCtcatgtttatccaccaccactatgtcaggctGATTGGTCATCACCAGTTTGTCAGCCTGAATCTTGGAGTCCCACAGGCTCCTGGCTTGGTTGTGCAAGTGAAGTTGTGGTCGACACCATCACCATGTAAATACAAACAGCTCGTCCAGTAACGATTCCACTGTGGTGTGTGCTGGGAGAAGGATTTCCTCACATTTGACGGGGCGGGGTTTGGTCATtggggaggtgtggtgcactGATAGTGGGGGTCAAAAAGGCGGAAGTGATCTGTCAAAGTGGTGCTTCCtgggatgacagctgtcactggtgtgtgtgagaataaACCTCACTCGATCCTACTCCCTCGTCCGTCTCCTCTTTTTGTGACCTCCACACCACTTCCTATTACTACTATGAATATGCTGGAAATTATGATGAGGAAGTCTGTAAAAAAACCAGCGTGAAACATTTTGGTGCCATCTTTATCCCGGTCGTGGTCCTCAGCCTGGTCGGTAacatcctggtcctggtgaTTCTGGTAAAGTATGAAAACCTCACTAGCACACACTGGACAACTTTTGGACTTTAAACAATcttttactgtgaaataaaacagataaaacttCGTGTTCCACCATATCTTCTGCAAGGATTAATTACAAagaattaaatgtttttcttcaaactgtCATAACTCCTGTCAAGTGTGCCCCCTCTTACAGGTGAATACCTACTGAACTGCACAAGCTAACCAGCAAACCCCTGCTCATATTAATTGTAGTCAGTTGCTTCTCAATGCTGACGAAAGTGAAGCGAGTTCCCAAGTAGAGAACACATAGTGATGTTCACAACACAGTAAACAACTGAAGGAAGAGATTTAACTGATTACACATAGACTGCAAAAATCTACAAATGAGAGACATGAATGATTCAGTAATTCAGTTCAATGTGTGTCTCATAAAATATGGCCCAGCTGAAGATGaccatttaaatgtgtttgtttcaccTCTATAAAACACCAGTGACAACAAATACTTGCTAGTATGTG of the Salarias fasciatus chromosome 18, fSalaFa1.1, whole genome shotgun sequence genome contains:
- the xcr1b.1 gene encoding chemokine XC receptor 1, giving the protein MSDSLSINNSTPNYSYEYDEYYDDEVCNKTSVKDFGATFTPVFFSIIVVLSLVGNILILVILVKYENLKSLNNTLILNLAMSDLLFTTGLPFWAYNHMQAWTLGELACKVVSFTFYLGFYSSSILLILMTIHRYVAVICPLLHNASTTGIYSVIASLLIWGLSVLSSIPAVMFVTVDSEICGSITPEWSLWGLYQQNAFFLLTALVFIFCYSQIMYRLLHPTVQRRRTRSVKLIFMLMVVFFVGWLPYNTVIAVQSLGYQPSVVVPGILKAECEKSKMLDYIFFVTRLLAYSHCYLNPIFYVFVGINFKNHLKKLLKTWGDNSNSSIRSRRSRLTITSITSGDEFSLAAERQNI